The genomic DNA AGAGCGTTGCATTTTTCGCCTTCAGAAGGTTCCATGGCAATTTACGCCCCCGCCACTCGCTCAGCCCGCATTTATGCTTACACGCCCAATATTTCAACTGCAGCTTATCCTGCTGGCCGCCTTACTCGCGGGCAACACCGCGCGCTGCGAAGATTCTGCGGCTGCCGAGACCTTCTTCGAAACCAAGGTCCGCCCGCTGTTGATCGAACGCTGCTATGAGTGCCATTCGCGCGAGTTCGATGAGGCGCAGGGCGGCTTGCGAGTCGATTCCGCTGCGGCGTTGGCCAAGGGCGGTTCGCGAGGGGCCGCGATCGTTGCCGGCGATTCGGCGAAAAGCCTGCTGGTCAAAGCCGTTCTGTACGACGATGGGTCGATGCAGATGCCTCCCGAAGGCAAGTTGAAGGACGAAGAAATCGAGATCCTTCGTAAATGGGTCGCCAACGGAGCTTACGATCCACGCGTCGACGACACGCCCGACGCAGAAGAACCTCAGATCGATTGGCGTCAGCACTGGGCGTTCCAACCACCGCAACAAGCTGCCGCGGTCGACAAGATCGATCCTCGCAGCGACGATCCGATCGATGCGGTCGCCCTGGAAAGGATGGCTCGCGAAGGAATCGAATCGAGCGGCCCCACCGATCGCGAAACCTGGCTACGACGCGTCTATTTCGACTTGATCGGTCTGCCACCGAGCCGCGACGAGATCGACAGCTTTCTTGCCTCGGAACGTCCCGACGCCGCGCGCCGCGTCGTCGATAACCTGTTGGCCCGCCCCGAATATGGCGAGCGATGGGGGCGGCACTGGATGGACGTCGCCCGTTATGCCGACACCGTTGGCTACGCGCCGGCGAAGCGGGAACCGCGGTTGTTGGAGAGCGAAAACTATCGCGACTGGCTGATCCGCGTTTACAACGACGATATGCCTTTCGATCGCCAGGTCACGTTGCAACTGGCCGCCGATACGATCGATCCCAAAAACGAACAGGGCGATCTCGACGCGATGGGCTTCCTGACAATCGGTCGCCGCTTTTTGAGCAACGAAGACATCGTCGACGACCGCATCGATGTCGTCACCCGCGGCCTACTGGGCCTGACGGTTCAGTGCGCTCGTTGCCACGATCATAAATTCGATCCGATTCCAACGATGGACTACTATTCGTTGGTGGGCGTGATGAAAAGCAGCGAATATCGCGACGACCTGCCATCGAAACTGGCGTTGTTCGACAAAGAGAAGACGACCGATCATCCGGTCTGGGTTCGCGGCCAGCGTGGAAATCGCGGCCCGATCGCACCGCGGCGTTTCTTGACCGCGCTGCACGGCGACGAACCTCCCAAGTTTACCCACGGCAGCGGCCGCTTGGATCTCGCCCAAGCGATCGTCGACCACAACAACCCGCTCACCCGACGCGTCCTCGTCAATCGTGTCTGGATGCATCTGATGGGCAAGCCGATCGTCGGCACGCCCAGCGACTACGGCGTCCGAACCGAACTGCCAGTGCAGGCGGCGGTCTTGGACGATCTGGCCGTCGATTTTGCTGAGCAGGGCGACAGCATCAAACACTTGGTCCGGCGGATTGCGAACTCGTATCTGTACCGACAATCGAGCCAAGTTGCTCCCGAGGTCGTCCAACGCGATCCCGACAACTGGTACTTTGCTCGCGGTATCGCACGCCGCCGCGATTTCGAATCGCTCCGCGACACAATCCTCGCCTCCGCCGGTCAACTCGATCTACAAAAGGGGGGCGCGCCGGTCGTGGTCAGCGACGGTTCACCTCAATCGCGACGAACAGTTTATGCCTTCATCGATCGACAGAAATTGCCCGCCTTGTTCCGGGTCTTCGATGTCGCCAGCCCCGATGCGCACGAACCACAGCGGTACTACACCACGGTTCCTCAACAATCGCTGTATCTGATGAACAGCCCGTTCATTCTGGATGCCAGCATCAAAGTCGCCAACGTGGCGACGCGGGGACTGCCGACCGAATCGCTCGACCAAAAAATCAACGCCTTGTTCCTGCGTGTGCTGAAACGCCAACCGACGGCTGAAGAGCTGCGGTATGCGATCGAGTTCTGCCAATCTCCGATCGATCCAGCCACCGTCCCCGTCTCGCCTGCCTCGGCGTGGGACTACGGATACGGCAACTTCGACGAAGCCCGAACGCACGTCCCCGACTTCAAACGCCTGCCCCACTTCCAAAAGGGACGTTGGGCCGGCGGACCGAAGATTCCCGACGAGCACCTGCAATACACTTCGTTGACGCCAACCGGAGGCCATCCCGGCGACGTGATCGCTTCGGTCCGGCGGTGGACCGCGCCGCAAACCGGCGAGGTCACAATTTCATGTGAGATGAAACATCCCAGCGACAAAGGGGATGGCGTGCGGATGTCGATCGCCTCGGAAGGCAAGGTGCTTTTCAAAGAGCTGTTGATGAATTCCGAACAATCGGTGCGGGAGCTTGCCGTCCAGGTAAAGGAAGGTCAAGTGATCGACTTCGTCGCCGAAGACAACATCTCGACGGCGTTTGATTCGTATCAATGGACCATTCAAATCCGCTTCCAAAGCGATCGCGGCGTGATCGCGGATTTCGATTCGAAAACCGACTTCAGCGGCAATCCCGATGGCAAGCAGCCGCGTCTGCTGACTCGCTTCGAACAACTCGCCCACGCCTTGCTGATTAGCAACGAACTAACTTTTATTGACTGAGTGATCGCAACGATGAATGCATACAACAACTGTGGACTCTCGCGTCGCGAACTGCTTTGCCGCAGCGGAATGGGCTTTGCATCGTTGGCTCTAGCCGACCTGATGCATGGCGAAGCGGTCGCCGATTCGGTTGCCAATCCGCTGCTCCCCAAGCCGCCTCAGTTTCCGGCGAAGGCGAAACGGGTGATCCATCTGTTCATGAACGGTGGGCCCAGCCATGTCGATACGTTCGACCCGAAACCCGAGCTGCAAAAACGCTCCGGCCAACCGTTGGACGGCGGCAACCTAAAGACCGAACGTCCGACCGGTGCCCTGATGGGATCACCCTTCAAATTCCAGCGGTATGGCGAGAGCGGGATCGAGGTCAGCGAGCTATTCAAGGAGACCGCGAAATCGATCGACGACATCGCCGTCATCCGCTCGATGCACGCCAACGTCCCGAACCATGAACCGTCGTTGATGCTGATGAACACAGGCGAATCGCGTTTGATTCGCCCCAGCGTCGGATCGTGGATGACCTACGGATTGGGCACGGAAAACCAGAACCTGCCAGCCTTTGTTTCGATGTGCCCCGGCGGCTATCCGATCAAAGGGGCCCAGAACTGGCAGTCGGGTTTCCTCCCCGGCATTTATCAAGGCACCTACGTCGATTCGAACAATACTCGGATCGAAAAACTGATCGAAAACATCAACAACTTCCGCGTCTCCCGAGACGACCAACGGCAACAACTCGATCTACTGAACCAACTCAACGGTATCCATCGGTCGACTCGAACCAGCGAACCGAAATTGGAAAGCCGAATCCAATCGTTCGAACTCGCCTATCGAATGCAGTCCGACGCGGCCGAGGCGTTCGACATCAATCGCGAACCGCAGCACATCCTGGACATGTACGGTAAAGGCGTCCACGCGCGGCAGACACTGATCGCCCGGCGGCTTGTCGAACGAGGCGTTCGCTACGTTCAACTGTGGCACGGGGCGGGTCAACCGTGGGACAACCACGACGACTTGGAAGCACGCCACCGCGACCTGGCCGGCCAATGCGATCAAGCCATCGGCGCACTGTTACGCGATCTGAAACAGCGTGACATGCTCAAGGACACTCTCGTCATTTGGGGCGGTGAATTCGGACGGACTCCCGTTGTGGAGATGCCCAAAGAAGGAACGAACCAAGGCAAGATGAACGGTCGCGACCACAACCACCACGGGTTTACCGTCTGGATGGCTGGCGGCGGCGTCAAAGGGGGCTACGTCCACGGCAGCACCGATGAATTTGGCTTCAAAGCCGTCGAAAACCGCGTTCACGTCCACGACCTGCACGCCACCATGTTGCACTTGTTAGGTTTCGATCACAAAAAACTGACCTATCGCTACGCTGGCCGCGATTTCCGCCTGACCGACGTCCACGGCCGCGTCGTCGACGAACTGATCGCATAACGATGGGTCTTGACGCCACATTCTCTATCCAAGCGAAGATGGTTTGAAGCAACCTTTGATCGTATAATGTAGGCTCGGCCGGAACCACGCCGAAGTTGGCCCCGAAGGGACTTCGCGTAAAAACCATGTTGTCGTTCGTGAACCATCACCGAGAAAGCGAGAGTTGCGATGTCCAGCATCCCGGTTGAATTGCCAGAGCATTTAATGTCGTTTGTCTCCCGAGGAGCGGAGCAAGCCGGTTATTCAACAGCTGGTGAATACATCGCGGCGTTAGTTGCCGCAGCAAGTGAGAAGCAAGGCGAAACCGAACAAGCACTGATGGCAGGAATTTCGAGCGGCGATGCCAAACCCTGGACCGACGCCGAGTGGAAGGCAATCAAAGAACGAGTGATCGCCAAAAGCGTCAAATAAGTGGCGAAGTTGAAACCTATCATCCGGCGGCCCAAAGCCAGCGAGGATGTCGAATCGCACGCGATGTATATTGCCGATGGCAGCATGGATGCTGCGTTGCGATTTCTAGAGAGAGCTGAGCAGACCATTAAAGGCTTGGCGTTGTTTCCTCAAAGCGGATCACCGTTCGTAAACAGCGTTCCCGATCTGGCAGGGATGAGAACGAAGCTGGTAAAGGATTTCCCCAACCACGTTGTGTTCTACGTGGAGCGAGAAGATTCCATCGAGATAGTTAGGGTTCTGCGAGGCGGGCAGGACATGAATACAGAAGCAACCAAAATCTAGCGACCGACAAGACGACAGACCACGACAGCGTACGGAGACTCGATGAACGATCCACTCCCTTGGCCGCAGCCCGTGACGCTTCGCGGGCCCCTAGCGACGTTGGAACCGCTGTCGCGCGAGCACCATGATTCACTGGCCGCCGCTGTCAGCGATGGCCAGCTCTGGAAGCTGTGGTACACCAACGTTCCCGCTCCCGAAGGGATGATGGCCGAGATCGAGCGACGACTGAATCTGCAGGCCTCCGGTTCGATGTTGCCCTTCGTCGTCCGCGATGCCAACGACACGATCGTCGGCATGACGACCTACATGCACATCGACGCCACGCACAAACGGCTCGAGATCGGTTCGACCTGGTACGCCCAGCGCGTGCAGCGGACGGGCCTGAACACGCAGTGCAAACTGTTGCTGATGAGCCATGCGTTTGAGACGCTGCAATGCATCGCGGTCGAGTACCGCACCTCCAGTCTGAATCTCGCCAGCCGTCGAGCGATCGAGCGACTGGGAGCCAAGCTCGATGGCGTTCTTCGCAGCCAGCAACGTCACCGCGACGGCACGCTCCGCGACACCTGCGTCTATTCGATCCTGCAGCACGAATGGCCTGCGGTGAAAAGTCATTTGGAATTCAAGCTGCAATCGCGAGATTAACCTGCCGCCCCGAACCACTCTATAATCTCCCCACTGCGATCGCTTGTTTTGCTCCCCGCGCTCGGATGGATTCCCATGAAAACTCACCTCTTCATCTTCTTGATGCTTGGCTCTCTTATCGCCTGTGATCTGGCGGGGCAGGAATCGCAAGAACCGAAACATTGGGACAAGGTCGTTGCGATTCAGACCAAACAGAAAACATCGAACAAGCACGCGACCGCCTTCTTCATTCAAAAGGGCGACGCGTTATTCATGGTCACTGCGAACCATGCAGCGGATGAAACCAAAAGCGATACGCGGATCCTATACACCCGCGACAGTGGCGAATCGCGTTGGATGCAGCTGCGTGGAATCGTCCCCTCCGACACCAACCCTTGGACTCAGTACAAGAACAACGATTTGGCGGTCGCACGGCTTCAGCTTACGCGGGCGTCGAAGTCCGACATCGCCGATTTCAACTACCTCAGCCTTCCCTATGAAGCGTTGCTGACCTCAACGCCGCCGCGAGCCAGCGAAATCGAGTTCGTTGGCTTTCCGTTGGCCTACGGAACCACACCGCCGATCAGTTCGCTAGTCGTTCGCGGACACATCGCTTCGCGCGAATTGAAATCGAAAGGAGACTGGGGCGTGGTTCCGATTATCTACGCCACGCCGACCGTCGCTTCGGGAACCAGCGGCAGCCCGGTCTTTCGCGCGATGCAGTCCCCCGACGCGATCGCGATCGTCGGAATGTACATCGCCGTTGCCGTCGACGAGACCGGAGCCAAGTTGGCGAAGCTTGTGCCGGCGAGATTGATCCGCGAAGCAATCGATGCAGCGTCGGGAGATCCGGTCGCGAGCGAAGCTGAAAAAGAGACCGAGGATGAACCGACCGATGCATCCGAACCCCAGGAAGCCGGACGACAGGCCGACTAACCGCTAACCAACCGCGTGCCCGACAACCTGACCGTCGGCGGAACGTGTCAATCGAACCGCCGGTGTGACTGGGTCGTGGGAAAACAACAGCACCCGATCGTGCTGGATTACGTTGTCGAACAAACTGGCCTTTAATCGACGTACGGTCAGCGGAAACTG from Rosistilla carotiformis includes the following:
- a CDS encoding PSD1 and planctomycete cytochrome C domain-containing protein, with protein sequence MLTRPIFQLQLILLAALLAGNTARCEDSAAAETFFETKVRPLLIERCYECHSREFDEAQGGLRVDSAAALAKGGSRGAAIVAGDSAKSLLVKAVLYDDGSMQMPPEGKLKDEEIEILRKWVANGAYDPRVDDTPDAEEPQIDWRQHWAFQPPQQAAAVDKIDPRSDDPIDAVALERMAREGIESSGPTDRETWLRRVYFDLIGLPPSRDEIDSFLASERPDAARRVVDNLLARPEYGERWGRHWMDVARYADTVGYAPAKREPRLLESENYRDWLIRVYNDDMPFDRQVTLQLAADTIDPKNEQGDLDAMGFLTIGRRFLSNEDIVDDRIDVVTRGLLGLTVQCARCHDHKFDPIPTMDYYSLVGVMKSSEYRDDLPSKLALFDKEKTTDHPVWVRGQRGNRGPIAPRRFLTALHGDEPPKFTHGSGRLDLAQAIVDHNNPLTRRVLVNRVWMHLMGKPIVGTPSDYGVRTELPVQAAVLDDLAVDFAEQGDSIKHLVRRIANSYLYRQSSQVAPEVVQRDPDNWYFARGIARRRDFESLRDTILASAGQLDLQKGGAPVVVSDGSPQSRRTVYAFIDRQKLPALFRVFDVASPDAHEPQRYYTTVPQQSLYLMNSPFILDASIKVANVATRGLPTESLDQKINALFLRVLKRQPTAEELRYAIEFCQSPIDPATVPVSPASAWDYGYGNFDEARTHVPDFKRLPHFQKGRWAGGPKIPDEHLQYTSLTPTGGHPGDVIASVRRWTAPQTGEVTISCEMKHPSDKGDGVRMSIASEGKVLFKELLMNSEQSVRELAVQVKEGQVIDFVAEDNISTAFDSYQWTIQIRFQSDRGVIADFDSKTDFSGNPDGKQPRLLTRFEQLAHALLISNELTFID
- a CDS encoding DUF1501 domain-containing protein — translated: MNAYNNCGLSRRELLCRSGMGFASLALADLMHGEAVADSVANPLLPKPPQFPAKAKRVIHLFMNGGPSHVDTFDPKPELQKRSGQPLDGGNLKTERPTGALMGSPFKFQRYGESGIEVSELFKETAKSIDDIAVIRSMHANVPNHEPSLMLMNTGESRLIRPSVGSWMTYGLGTENQNLPAFVSMCPGGYPIKGAQNWQSGFLPGIYQGTYVDSNNTRIEKLIENINNFRVSRDDQRQQLDLLNQLNGIHRSTRTSEPKLESRIQSFELAYRMQSDAAEAFDINREPQHILDMYGKGVHARQTLIARRLVERGVRYVQLWHGAGQPWDNHDDLEARHRDLAGQCDQAIGALLRDLKQRDMLKDTLVIWGGEFGRTPVVEMPKEGTNQGKMNGRDHNHHGFTVWMAGGGVKGGYVHGSTDEFGFKAVENRVHVHDLHATMLHLLGFDHKKLTYRYAGRDFRLTDVHGRVVDELIA
- a CDS encoding ribbon-helix-helix domain-containing protein, yielding MSSIPVELPEHLMSFVSRGAEQAGYSTAGEYIAALVAAASEKQGETEQALMAGISSGDAKPWTDAEWKAIKERVIAKSVK
- a CDS encoding type II toxin-antitoxin system RelE/ParE family toxin, whose protein sequence is MKPIIRRPKASEDVESHAMYIADGSMDAALRFLERAEQTIKGLALFPQSGSPFVNSVPDLAGMRTKLVKDFPNHVVFYVEREDSIEIVRVLRGGQDMNTEATKI
- a CDS encoding GNAT family N-acetyltransferase; translated protein: MNDPLPWPQPVTLRGPLATLEPLSREHHDSLAAAVSDGQLWKLWYTNVPAPEGMMAEIERRLNLQASGSMLPFVVRDANDTIVGMTTYMHIDATHKRLEIGSTWYAQRVQRTGLNTQCKLLLMSHAFETLQCIAVEYRTSSLNLASRRAIERLGAKLDGVLRSQQRHRDGTLRDTCVYSILQHEWPAVKSHLEFKLQSRD
- a CDS encoding S1 family peptidase; its protein translation is MKTHLFIFLMLGSLIACDLAGQESQEPKHWDKVVAIQTKQKTSNKHATAFFIQKGDALFMVTANHAADETKSDTRILYTRDSGESRWMQLRGIVPSDTNPWTQYKNNDLAVARLQLTRASKSDIADFNYLSLPYEALLTSTPPRASEIEFVGFPLAYGTTPPISSLVVRGHIASRELKSKGDWGVVPIIYATPTVASGTSGSPVFRAMQSPDAIAIVGMYIAVAVDETGAKLAKLVPARLIREAIDAASGDPVASEAEKETEDEPTDASEPQEAGRQAD